One genomic window of Fusarium fujikuroi IMI 58289 draft genome, chromosome FFUJ_chr01 includes the following:
- a CDS encoding probable dipeptidylpeptidase III, whose translation MPSPNLISPSLMIQRLPSLRTTAFKSTILTRRPIPRFTKSFNHQSLHKFSTSATVMNSNELVHYLADKPPSVVRLEIEKHFDALNDKQKRYAHFISKAAFAGTRIVLRQISPESEPIFDLILTLHKSANGDWTALAKKAGVEEDELARFLEYAAMFLGNNGNYKSFGDSKFIPRCSEKTVAALASTSPEANKFYEATNGGIFSSSNPAMMHLGYPDDGHMTTYYPESSHITKDEIKAVSDWMESKGLLPENNRLRKTSEGNYEILIASAVKEIPSEGGDIGKQTEFTVEDGPLKSKTIQLVYGDYAEEMKNITAFINGAAENAENDTQKKMHEAYSKSFESGSLEAFKDSQRYWIKDKGPMVESNIGFIETYRDPAGIRGEWEGFASMVNLERTRAFGELVKNAPKLIPLLPWGSEFEKDKFLSPDFTSLEVLTFAGSGIPAGINIPNYDDIRQTEGFKNVSLGNVLSAKAPDEKIPFIRDEDLEVYKKQRDASFEVQVGLHELTGHGCGKLLQETSPGTYNFDKEKPPVSPVDNKPITTWYKPGQTWGSVFGSIAASYEECRAELVAMHLSCEFPVLKIFGFGDGSEDINGEAGDVLFASYLSMARAGLASLEMWDPKSQKWGQAHSQARFSILKCFLEAEDDFCKLDYKQDDLSDLTIKLDRSKILTAGRDAVAKYLQKLHIYKSTADVKTGTDFYMHMTTVDTEFWGKKVRDIVLKNKQPRKVFVQANTSLDEASGKVSIKHYEASLTGMIESWVERNL comes from the exons gattgagaagcactTTGATGCCCTGAATGACAAGCAGAAGCGTTACGCTCACTTTATCAGCAA AGCTGCTTTTGCTGGCACCAGAATTGTCCTTCGACAGATCTCCCCTGAGTCTGAGCCAATATTTGACTTGATTTTGACTCTCCACAAGTCTGCCAACGGCGATTGGACTGCCCTAGCAAAGAAGGCTGGcgtcgaagaagatgagcttgCCCGGTTCCTCGAGTACGCTGCTATGTTCCTTGGCAACAATGGCAACTACAAGAGCTTCGGCGACTCCAAGTTCATTCCCCGGTGCTCGGAGAAGACCGTGGCTGCTCTCGCTTCCACCTCACCCGAGGCCAACAAGTTTTACGAGGCGACAAACGGAGGCATCTTTAGCTCTAGTAACCCCGCCATGATGCACCTTGGCTATCCAGACGACGGGCACATGACTACTTACTACCCCGAATCTTCGCACATTACGAAGGACGAAATCAAGGCTGTTTCTGACTGGATGGAGTCCAAGGGTCTTTTGCCCGAGAACAACCGACTTCGCAAGACCTCAGAGGGTAACTACGAGATACTGATCGCTTCAGCTGTCAAGGAAATCCCCAGTGAAGGAGGTGATATTGGCAAGCAGACCGAGTTTACCGTGGAGGATGGACCTCTCAAGAGCAAAACAATCCAGCTGGTCTACGGCGACTatgctgaggagatgaagaacatCACAGCTTTCATCAACGGCGCTGCCGAGAATGCGGAGAACGATACTCAGAAGAAGATGCACGAGGCTTACAGCAAGTCCTTTGAGTCCGGCTCACTGGAGGCCTTCAAGGATAGTCAAAGATACTggatcaaggacaagggtcCTATGGTTGAGTCTAACATTGGCTTCATCGAGACCTATCGAGACCCTGCTGGTATTCGTGGAGAGTGGGAAGGCTTTGCCTCTA TGGTCAACC TTGAGCGAACTCGCGCATTTGGAGAGCTTGTGAAGAACGCCCCCAAGCTCATTCCTCTACTGCCTTGGGGCTCggagtttgagaaggataAGTTCCTGTCTCCCGACTTCACATCCCTCGAGGTTCTTACCTTTGCTG GTTCTGGTATTCCTGCTGGTATCAACAT CCCCAACTACGATGATATCCGTCAGACTGAGGGTTTTAAGAATGTGTCACTGGGGAATGTTCTCAGTGCCAAGGCCCCGGATGAGAAGATTCCTTTTATTCGCGACGAAGATCTTGAGGTCTACAAGAAGCAGCGAGATGCTTCCTTTGAAGTTCAGGTTGGCCTCCACGAACTTACTG GCCATGGTTGCGGTAAACTTCTCCAAGAAACATCCCCAGGCACCTACAACTTTGACAAGGAGAAACCTCCCGTCAGCCCTGTGGATAACAAGCCTATCACAACCTGGTACAAGCCCGGGCAGACTTGGGGTTCCGTCTTTGGTAGCATTGCTGCCTCGTACGAGGAGTGCCGTGCCGAGCTTGTTGCTATGCATCTGAGCTGCGAGTTTCCCGTTCTCAAGATTTTCGGATTTGGTGATGGTTCCGAGGATATCAATGGCGAAGCTGGTGATGTGCTTTTCGCCTCCTACCTATCCATGGCTCGAGCTGGACTTGCTTCCCTTGAGATGTGGGATCCCAAGAGCCAGAAATGGGGCCAGGCTCATAGCCAAGCTCGCTTCTCCATCCTCAAGTGCTTCCTTGAGGCGGAGGACGATTTCTGCAAGCTTGATTACAAACAGGATGATCTTTCCGATTTGACCATCAAGTTGGATCGCTCCAAGATCCTAACAGCTGGTCGAGATG CTGTTGCCAAGTATCTCCAGAAGCTGCACATTTACAAATCTACCGCTGATGTTAAGACTGGTACTGACTTTTACATGCACATGACAACGGTTGACACCGAATTCTGGGGCAAGAAAGTCCGTGACATTGttctcaagaacaagcagCCTCGTAAGGTCTTCGTCCAGGCCAATACCTCTCTGGATGAGGCATCTGGAAAGGTTTCGATCAAGCACTACGAAGCCTCGTTGACTGGCATGATTGAGAGCTGGGTAGAGCGCAACTtgtaa